In Candidatus Omnitrophota bacterium, a single genomic region encodes these proteins:
- a CDS encoding glycosyltransferase — MHLTILKQYFIMKQRNDMKILIVSNGYPPLEAGGTELYTKYLAEQLARDHSVFIFVRSGGYGKNQLRERTYYDGTVKIREIINYCPEIHDFEDFYINEHIDKSFGAFLKEVNPDLIHIQHLIYLSVNLIKIIQKAGIPFVVTLHDFWFICPMIHMVTDKGDSCSGPKNIDKCLNECLKDYYCAIRLLKITKINTPHALPGMFIKFIKPLIFRVAKNKTMRTALVKRLDMMKGLLNSAEAITAPSNIVKNIYESYGVGRNRIIVTGLGVNSDFLATHHIKQISPKLRFGFIGYLNNNKGAHCLIKAFQDIGDDKAELRIYGSAGTGDIRYNEKIAALHKNNIFVFPGFQHNLIGSVLSMIDIIVIPSLCPETFSLVLHEALYTKTPAICSRTGVFPEVIRDGVNGILFKPGDAEELNRKIKLLIDNPEILEKIKSNIQPVKDIVHHSQEIEQIYSRLRRH, encoded by the coding sequence ATGCATTTGACCATCCTTAAGCAGTACTTTATAATGAAACAAAGAAATGACATGAAAATATTGATTGTTTCAAACGGTTACCCTCCGTTAGAAGCCGGGGGCACGGAGCTTTACACCAAATACCTCGCAGAACAACTTGCCAGGGATCATTCCGTATTTATATTTGTTAGGTCTGGAGGATACGGAAAAAACCAACTACGCGAAAGGACTTATTATGATGGAACGGTCAAAATCCGGGAAATCATAAATTATTGTCCGGAAATCCATGATTTTGAGGATTTTTATATTAATGAACACATCGATAAGAGTTTCGGGGCATTTTTAAAAGAAGTAAATCCGGACCTTATACATATACAACACCTTATCTACCTTTCCGTTAATTTAATAAAAATTATCCAAAAAGCCGGGATTCCTTTTGTAGTCACGCTGCACGATTTTTGGTTCATTTGCCCAATGATCCATATGGTTACAGATAAAGGGGATTCTTGCAGCGGGCCGAAAAATATCGATAAATGCCTGAATGAATGCTTAAAAGATTACTACTGTGCAATAAGGCTGTTAAAAATCACGAAAATAAACACCCCCCATGCCCTGCCGGGTATGTTCATTAAATTTATCAAACCGCTTATATTTAGAGTTGCAAAAAATAAAACCATGCGTACTGCTTTAGTAAAAAGGCTGGATATGATGAAAGGCTTGTTAAACTCCGCAGAAGCAATAACCGCTCCGTCAAACATTGTAAAGAATATATATGAATCTTATGGCGTAGGACGAAATAGAATAATCGTAACCGGACTGGGAGTAAACAGCGATTTCCTGGCTACCCATCATATAAAGCAAATAAGCCCTAAATTAAGATTTGGCTTTATTGGTTATCTTAACAATAACAAAGGGGCTCACTGTCTTATAAAAGCATTCCAAGATATAGGGGATGATAAAGCAGAGCTAAGGATTTACGGCTCAGCCGGTACAGGCGATATAAGATATAATGAGAAGATTGCGGCGTTACATAAAAATAATATCTTTGTTTTCCCCGGATTCCAGCATAATCTTATCGGCAGCGTATTATCCATGATAGATATCATAGTTATACCCTCGCTATGCCCTGAGACTTTCAGTTTAGTGTTGCATGAAGCCCTATATACAAAGACCCCTGCAATATGTTCAAGAACAGGGGTTTTCCCCGAAGTGATTAGAGACGGGGTAAACGGCATATTGTTTAAGCCAGGGGATGCGGAAGAATTAAACAGAAAGATAAAACTTTTAATAGACAATCCGGAGATCCTGGAAAAAATCAAAAGCAATATCCAGCCTGTAAAAGATATCGTGCATCACAGCCAAGAGATTGAACAAATTTATTCCCGTCTAAGACGGCATTAA
- a CDS encoding methyltransferase domain-containing protein: MFTRVNKAMNLRFNLKITLIKSYFNYVLSRKKGLEVGGPSPAFVSCLPVYKSISLVDNVIFSETNLWRSQAEAIISDKAIATKFRDQFILEATDLSSLNGRKYDFVLCSHTLEHIANPIKALIEFKSLLNKGGVIVLLLPDKRFTFDHLRPYTSFAHILSDFIQNKKESDLSHLQEILDKHDLSRDAEAGDFNNFRNRSINNTDNRCLHHHVFSLSLLNELCLYLNLEPVFNHEINPHILSVMKNN; the protein is encoded by the coding sequence GTGTTTACGCGCGTAAATAAGGCCATGAATTTAAGGTTTAATCTCAAAATCACGCTTATTAAAAGTTATTTTAATTATGTTTTAAGCAGAAAAAAAGGCTTAGAAGTAGGCGGGCCTTCGCCGGCCTTTGTATCTTGCCTGCCAGTTTATAAATCAATATCTTTGGTTGATAACGTAATATTTTCAGAGACAAACCTCTGGCGCAGCCAGGCAGAAGCTATCATCAGCGATAAAGCAATCGCGACAAAGTTCAGGGATCAGTTTATTCTTGAGGCGACAGATTTATCCAGTCTTAACGGAAGGAAATACGATTTTGTTTTATGCTCCCATACTTTAGAGCATATAGCCAATCCTATTAAAGCCTTAATTGAGTTTAAGTCGTTATTAAATAAAGGGGGAGTCATTGTCCTTCTTCTCCCGGATAAAAGGTTTACATTTGACCACCTTAGGCCATATACAAGTTTTGCCCATATTCTTTCTGATTTTATCCAAAACAAGAAAGAATCCGATTTAAGCCATCTCCAAGAGATATTAGATAAACACGATTTATCGAGAGACGCCGAAGCCGGCGATTTCAATAATTTTAGAAACCGGTCAATAAATAATACAGATAACCGCTGTCTGCACCATCATGTATTCAGTTTGAGCCTATTAAATGAACTCTGCCTTTATTTAAATCTAGAGCCGGTATTTAACCATGAAATTAACCCACATATTTTATCAGTAATGAAAAATAATTAA
- a CDS encoding class I SAM-dependent methyltransferase, translated as MVDNNKVKIWFAKSIAGFNSIIKYTYIFFSEIIYCLSRKLFPRARHRPSARMINLVTGCTKFTWFVESGKLAKFSIEEALSRNKIDYLNFNNMLDFGCGCGRVISHFYNHVGAKIYGVDINKYLIDWCKVNFDSAEFDFVKLSSRLPYPDNKFDFIYALSVFTHLPENSQLFYFAELWRILRKEQYLLVSLHGDKYIHMLNSSQAREFNDRGIAVINSKKPGSNLCIAIHSQSYLRDRLSEYFQVVDVVRAGAKGNPEQDLYLLKKNIINI; from the coding sequence ATGGTTGATAATAATAAAGTTAAAATCTGGTTTGCCAAGTCCATAGCAGGCTTTAATTCAATAATAAAATATACCTATATCTTCTTTTCAGAAATAATTTACTGCCTATCAAGAAAGCTGTTTCCCCGGGCCAGGCACCGGCCATCTGCCAGGATGATTAATCTGGTAACGGGTTGCACTAAATTTACTTGGTTTGTCGAAAGCGGAAAATTGGCAAAATTTTCTATAGAAGAGGCGTTATCGAGAAATAAGATTGATTACCTTAATTTCAACAATATGCTGGATTTCGGGTGTGGCTGCGGCAGGGTGATCAGCCATTTTTACAATCATGTAGGAGCCAAGATTTACGGCGTAGACATTAACAAATATCTTATTGATTGGTGTAAGGTAAATTTCGATTCGGCTGAATTTGATTTCGTGAAGCTGTCCTCGAGACTTCCTTACCCGGATAATAAATTTGATTTTATATATGCATTATCGGTTTTTACGCATCTTCCAGAAAACAGCCAGCTATTTTATTTTGCCGAGTTATGGAGGATTTTGAGGAAGGAACAATATCTTTTGGTGTCATTGCACGGTGATAAATACATACATATGCTTAACAGCAGTCAAGCCAGGGAATTTAATGATAGGGGAATAGCAGTCATAAATAGCAAAAAGCCTGGGTCAAATCTGTGTATAGCAATACACAGCCAGAGTTATCTGAGAGACAGATTATCAGAATACTTTCAGGTAGTTGATGTTGTGCGTGCCGGAGCCAAAGGAAACCCGGAACAAGACCTGTATTTATTGAAGAAAAACATTATTAATATATGA
- a CDS encoding glycosyltransferase, whose product MKIALFHNLPSGGALRAAFNFVKYITGEGHICDIFTASSADTDFMPFKSIARSVKIFHVKKGIFNIRSLLPGGVSLKCLENLQKKIAREIDGGNYDFVFIEQDRFTFSPFLLKYINSPNIYYCPQPYGFHEAKIMEVSSKAGIAADFRNIIKRAFYSNCLSIDRENARFAKHILTNSHFSRSNINKCYGRQAQVCYLGVDMELFRPLNYDKSNFVISVGRCTPAKGFDFIINSLGLIKKEYRPDLIIVSDIIAAFWKKYLIRLAAKNNVSIKIKSRIGDSELVNLYNRARLCVYAPYQEPFGLAPVEAMACGTAVVAVREGGVAESIINGKTGYLAERNESIFADTIFNVISDSGLRDRLETAGIASVRERWSSIHAGRRVVEYAQAAFK is encoded by the coding sequence ATGAAAATAGCACTTTTTCATAATCTTCCTTCCGGCGGGGCACTAAGGGCCGCCTTTAACTTTGTAAAATATATTACAGGAGAAGGGCATATCTGCGATATTTTTACGGCTTCTTCAGCCGATACTGATTTCATGCCATTTAAAAGCATCGCCAGAAGCGTAAAAATTTTCCATGTAAAAAAAGGTATTTTTAATATCCGCTCATTGCTTCCTGGAGGCGTTTCCTTAAAATGCTTAGAAAATTTGCAAAAAAAAATTGCCCGTGAAATAGACGGGGGTAATTATGATTTTGTCTTCATTGAGCAGGATAGGTTTACATTCTCACCGTTCTTATTAAAGTATATCAACAGCCCCAATATTTATTATTGTCCGCAGCCGTATGGTTTTCATGAGGCTAAGATTATGGAGGTTTCTTCCAAAGCGGGGATAGCCGCGGATTTTAGAAACATAATAAAAAGGGCATTTTATAGTAATTGTTTATCCATTGACAGAGAAAATGCTCGGTTTGCTAAGCACATATTAACTAATTCTCATTTTTCCAGAAGCAATATAAATAAATGTTATGGCCGCCAGGCACAAGTTTGCTATCTTGGTGTAGATATGGAATTATTTAGGCCATTGAATTATGATAAGTCAAATTTTGTTATATCTGTAGGCAGGTGTACTCCGGCCAAAGGGTTTGATTTTATTATTAATTCCCTCGGTTTAATAAAAAAAGAATACAGGCCCGATCTTATTATTGTATCGGATATAATAGCAGCATTTTGGAAAAAGTATTTAATAAGGCTTGCTGCAAAAAATAACGTAAGTATTAAGATCAAAAGCAGGATCGGTGATTCAGAGCTTGTTAATCTTTATAACCGGGCAAGGTTATGCGTATATGCACCTTATCAGGAACCATTTGGCTTAGCTCCTGTTGAAGCAATGGCTTGTGGTACGGCTGTTGTTGCAGTCAGAGAAGGCGGAGTCGCAGAAAGTATAATTAACGGCAAAACCGGATACCTTGCTGAGCGCAATGAAAGTATTTTTGCTGACACAATTTTTAATGTTATTTCTGATTCCGGCCTTAGGGATAGGCTTGAAACCGCCGGCATCGCATCAGTAAGAGAACGCTGGTCAAGTATTCATGCAGGCAGAAGAGTCGTTGAGTACGCCCAGGCTGCCTTTAAATAA
- a CDS encoding glycosyltransferase: MSIFKPYIPKVSICMPTYNGAEYINEAVNSVLNQSFGDFELIIVDDASRDNTLDILNKYKDPRIRLFRNKKRVGQIMNYNLSISHSRAKYIKPFHQDDILDKESLLLNTQIMDSKPEIGLVVSQACIVDSNSEKVSLRPVTFKPGIIEKRAILNKFFFNLNYNFIGEPSTVMLRKIALQEMGYFDERIPSSNDIELWSRINTKYKCYYIDKPLASIRYHSKQEMHKYRKSLKLAIWDHCRLFSALSKYNNLTVFYKSALLAEFIFRLPILVLGRSIKKILNIPDEKLIINNYLNPRE, encoded by the coding sequence ATGTCTATATTCAAGCCTTATATACCAAAAGTAAGCATTTGCATGCCTACTTACAACGGAGCCGAATATATTAACGAAGCCGTTAATTCTGTGTTGAATCAAAGTTTCGGGGATTTCGAGCTGATAATAGTTGATGATGCCTCGCGGGATAATACGCTCGATATTTTAAATAAATATAAGGACCCGAGGATTCGTCTTTTTAGAAACAAAAAAAGGGTCGGTCAGATTATGAATTATAATTTGAGCATTTCTCATTCAAGAGCAAAATATATAAAACCATTTCATCAGGATGATATCCTGGACAAAGAGAGTTTGTTGCTTAATACCCAGATAATGGATTCAAAGCCAGAGATAGGATTGGTTGTATCTCAAGCCTGCATTGTAGACAGCAATTCCGAAAAAGTGTCGTTAAGGCCGGTAACTTTTAAGCCGGGTATTATAGAAAAAAGAGCGATATTAAATAAATTCTTCTTTAATTTAAATTATAATTTTATCGGTGAGCCGTCTACGGTAATGTTAAGAAAAATAGCACTGCAAGAAATGGGGTATTTTGATGAGCGTATTCCCTCCAGCAATGATATAGAACTATGGAGCAGGATAAACACCAAATACAAATGCTACTATATTGATAAGCCGTTAGCATCAATCAGGTATCATAGCAAGCAGGAGATGCATAAATACAGGAAAAGCTTAAAGTTGGCAATATGGGATCATTGCAGGTTGTTCTCTGCGTTGTCAAAATATAACAATCTTACAGTATTTTATAAATCAGCTTTGCTGGCTGAATTTATTTTCAGATTACCCATATTAGTGTTAGGCAGGTCGATAAAAAAGATATTAAATATACCTGATGAAAAATTAATAATAAATAATTATCTAAACCCAAGAGAATAA
- a CDS encoding glycosyltransferase has translation MPKISASIIIPTFNKANILKMVLSGYLAQAKDTPDFEIIILDDASKDKTGEVVACFSDKLNIKYIKQSLNRGANYNRNIGIEAAVAELLIFADHDLIPSPDMVKLHVYQHELDPSESLAVLGNVKTHPEISGHKLSFLFMERAWHGIDNVTRLTWRYFITCNLSIRKKFIEENGKFDENVMHNDDVELGYRLFKHGLEIKYNPEIAGYHYHPLDFDEYMNIAQRDGAAVAYWLKKSPQAKGQLLDYGIFSWSNRPGKLIKHALVIAVFNKFTFRFMRKLALLLTPHGNIARYFYGGIYLHRRRETIKKCLRNNQTYA, from the coding sequence ATGCCAAAAATATCCGCTTCCATAATTATCCCCACTTTTAATAAAGCAAATATTTTAAAGATGGTCTTATCAGGTTATCTTGCTCAGGCTAAAGATACTCCTGATTTTGAAATAATTATATTGGATGATGCTTCAAAAGATAAAACAGGGGAAGTCGTGGCATGCTTTAGTGATAAGCTAAATATAAAATATATAAAACAAAGCCTCAACAGGGGGGCTAATTATAACAGAAATATCGGCATTGAGGCGGCAGTGGCAGAGTTGTTAATTTTTGCCGACCATGACCTTATTCCTTCTCCGGATATGGTCAAGCTGCATGTTTATCAGCATGAATTGGATCCCTCCGAGTCTTTAGCTGTGTTAGGCAATGTAAAAACCCATCCTGAGATATCCGGGCACAAATTGAGTTTTCTTTTTATGGAAAGGGCGTGGCACGGGATTGATAATGTTACCCGCCTGACATGGAGGTATTTTATAACCTGCAATTTATCTATAAGAAAAAAATTTATAGAAGAAAATGGCAAATTTGACGAGAATGTCATGCATAATGATGATGTTGAGCTTGGATATAGATTGTTTAAGCACGGATTAGAGATTAAATATAATCCGGAGATAGCCGGATATCATTATCATCCTCTTGATTTTGACGAATATATGAATATTGCTCAGAGGGATGGGGCAGCCGTTGCTTATTGGCTGAAGAAATCACCGCAGGCCAAGGGCCAACTTCTTGATTATGGGATTTTTTCCTGGAGTAATAGGCCTGGAAAACTTATCAAGCACGCGCTGGTCATCGCTGTTTTTAACAAATTTACTTTCCGTTTTATGCGCAAGCTGGCGTTGCTATTAACCCCGCACGGGAATATCGCCAGGTATTTTTATGGCGGAATATATCTTCATAGAAGAAGAGAAACAATAAAGAAATGTTTAAGGAATAATCAGACCTATGCCTAA
- a CDS encoding glycosyltransferase family 2 protein — protein sequence MPKVAVIVVNYNGAKFLKGLMSSIESQTITPSKLIFVDNGSSDNSLEVLKDYPHITILNNRANLGFSVANNQALGSISSDIDYVCLLNNDTRIERRCIQNMIFCAESNVRIGAVAPRILFYNPVLVLNTDKPAEKIEIKSIIIDGDEPYKIIQDKQVRSLGELKSLMTKIYVMPKRPAKTGSIVKIALASGNKPVGTLLLNGNKAVKLEYKLKITEASFVLDERSILNQRFIINNAGTDISPAGYPLEYGFGEEDSGKYDMARHVNAFCGAAVLIKRKLFSDKIFDERFFAYYEDIDLSIRIRKSGYNIMYCPEAVAYHYHTGSSLTKKDALSLFNKSRIKFLFKHYPFWFSYMESLKYGVKAFVCRS from the coding sequence ATGCCTAAAGTCGCGGTCATAGTCGTCAATTATAACGGGGCCAAGTTTTTAAAAGGGCTGATGAGCAGTATCGAGAGCCAAACAATAACTCCTTCAAAGCTCATATTTGTTGATAATGGCTCTTCGGATAACTCGCTAGAGGTCTTGAAAGACTATCCCCATATAACAATATTGAACAACAGGGCTAATCTTGGATTTTCTGTTGCTAATAATCAGGCATTAGGCAGTATTTCCTCAGATATAGATTACGTATGCTTATTAAATAACGACACGAGAATTGAGCGCCGCTGTATCCAAAACATGATTTTCTGTGCAGAGAGCAATGTAAGGATAGGCGCGGTTGCGCCGCGGATACTTTTCTATAATCCAGTACTGGTCTTAAATACAGATAAGCCCGCAGAGAAAATCGAGATTAAATCAATCATAATAGATGGAGATGAGCCTTATAAGATAATACAGGACAAACAGGTACGCAGCTTAGGAGAATTAAAATCATTAATGACCAAAATTTATGTTATGCCAAAAAGACCGGCTAAGACGGGGTCAATTGTGAAAATTGCTCTTGCTTCCGGCAATAAGCCGGTTGGGACGTTATTGCTTAATGGGAATAAGGCTGTTAAGCTCGAATATAAGCTTAAAATAACAGAGGCGTCTTTCGTACTGGATGAGCGATCTATACTGAACCAGAGATTCATAATAAATAATGCCGGTACTGATATCAGCCCTGCGGGATACCCTTTGGAATATGGTTTTGGAGAAGAAGATAGCGGAAAATATGATATGGCCAGGCATGTAAATGCATTTTGCGGTGCAGCGGTTCTAATCAAGAGGAAATTATTCAGCGATAAAATATTCGACGAGCGGTTTTTTGCTTATTATGAGGATATAGACTTATCAATCAGAATCAGGAAGAGCGGCTATAATATAATGTACTGTCCCGAAGCAGTTGCGTATCATTATCATACAGGAAGCAGCCTGACAAAAAAAGATGCGCTTAGTTTATTTAATAAAAGCAGGATAAAATTTTTATTCAAACATTACCCTTTCTGGTTCAGTTATATGGAATCGCTTAAATATGGCGTAAAGGCCTTCGTGTGCCGTAGTTAA
- the metG gene encoding methionine--tRNA ligase subunit beta, which produces MFGGIMATIDDFKKLELKVAEIKEVTDHPNADKLYVLTVDLGDKTKQLVAGIKRSYQKEELIGKQVIVVDNLEPAVLRGIESQGMLLAASDEDGVAIISCQRKVKLGSIVK; this is translated from the coding sequence ATGTTTGGAGGAATTATGGCTACAATCGATGATTTTAAGAAGTTAGAGTTAAAAGTTGCTGAAATAAAAGAAGTTACAGATCATCCCAATGCAGATAAGCTATATGTCCTGACAGTAGATTTGGGGGATAAAACAAAACAACTTGTTGCGGGGATCAAGAGGTCTTACCAAAAAGAAGAGCTCATAGGTAAGCAGGTAATAGTTGTTGATAATCTGGAACCGGCGGTTCTAAGAGGTATCGAGAGCCAGGGGATGCTCTTGGCTGCTTCTGATGAAGACGGCGTAGCTATTATTTCCTGCCAGCGCAAAGTCAAGCTCGGCAGTATTGTTAAATAG
- a CDS encoding YkgJ family cysteine cluster protein — translation MQIKQFIPRDVCLSCKGCCRFLRADSVWSPCLLDEEIQDLLGKNIPAANISINKKLLLVQAPDGQGYLCPFLKIKDNKCSIYNFRPFECQLYPFLLNLRHGKIILTVDLNCPYVKEKLKSKEFKEYVDYLNEFLNSPAQLEIIKDNPHILQTYEEVLEIIELSPPDGAK, via the coding sequence ATGCAAATAAAACAGTTTATTCCTCGCGATGTTTGTTTGTCCTGTAAAGGCTGCTGCAGGTTTTTACGGGCAGATTCAGTATGGTCGCCATGTCTTTTAGATGAAGAAATCCAGGACCTGCTGGGCAAAAATATCCCGGCGGCCAATATTTCTATCAACAAAAAACTGCTTCTCGTGCAAGCTCCTGATGGCCAGGGGTATTTATGCCCTTTTCTAAAGATAAAAGATAATAAGTGCAGTATTTATAATTTCAGGCCGTTTGAGTGTCAACTGTACCCTTTTTTGCTTAACCTGCGCCATGGTAAGATCATTTTAACAGTAGACCTTAATTGTCCTTACGTAAAAGAAAAATTAAAAAGCAAGGAATTCAAAGAGTATGTTGATTATCTGAACGAGTTCCTTAATTCTCCTGCCCAATTGGAGATAATAAAGGATAACCCGCATATTCTTCAAACCTACGAAGAGGTCCTTGAGATAATCGAGCTTTCTCCTCCAGATGGAGCTAAATAA
- a CDS encoding DUF2156 domain-containing protein, whose translation MELNKLSIKDKPLFSKFLKIKRHELSVYAFENIYPWSSLFEIKWGIIKGSLCVFFYDKTGCFLYIEPLAKNIDYKVVDKCFEIMDSHNRNKAVSRIENIEQDNCKFFHDAGYRLLEKPCDFIFQKNSIAGLRGNAYKSKRASFNYFIKHYKFHSRDLGIEDIGACLKLYSSWAKNRRLRVEDRAYHWMIEDSFASLRSVLENYPSLGYSGRVVEVDGDIRAFTIGYMLNSDTFCIFFEIADLSIKGLAQFIFSDFCAGLKAYKYVNAMDDSGLDNLRKVKYSYRPLKLVPAYIAVR comes from the coding sequence ATGGAGCTAAATAAACTAAGCATAAAAGATAAGCCGTTATTCAGCAAGTTTCTGAAGATTAAAAGGCATGAGCTTTCAGTTTATGCTTTTGAGAATATTTATCCCTGGTCCAGCTTATTTGAAATTAAATGGGGTATAATTAAGGGCAGCCTGTGTGTCTTCTTTTACGATAAGACAGGGTGTTTCTTATATATTGAGCCGTTAGCAAAAAATATCGATTACAAGGTCGTGGATAAATGTTTTGAGATCATGGATAGCCACAACAGGAATAAAGCGGTGTCCCGTATTGAGAATATAGAGCAGGACAACTGTAAGTTCTTTCATGACGCAGGCTACCGCCTCCTGGAAAAACCATGTGATTTTATTTTTCAGAAAAACAGTATCGCCGGGCTCAGAGGTAATGCCTATAAGTCAAAAAGAGCGAGCTTTAATTATTTTATTAAGCATTATAAATTTCATTCGCGGGATTTGGGAATAGAAGATATTGGCGCCTGCCTTAAGCTGTATTCCTCATGGGCTAAAAACAGAAGGCTCAGAGTTGAAGACCGGGCTTATCATTGGATGATAGAAGATAGTTTTGCTTCCTTAAGGAGCGTATTGGAGAATTACCCATCTTTGGGTTATTCCGGCAGGGTAGTCGAGGTAGATGGTGATATCCGGGCATTCACAATAGGGTACATGTTGAATAGCGATACCTTCTGTATATTCTTCGAGATAGCGGATCTGTCAATAAAAGGCCTGGCACAGTTTATTTTTAGTGATTTTTGTGCAGGGCTTAAGGCATATAAATATGTCAATGCGATGGATGATTCCGGGCTGGATAATTTAAGAAAAGTTAAGTATTCTTACCGGCCTCTAAAGCTGGTACCTGCGTACATCGCCGTCAGGTAA
- a CDS encoding WYL domain-containing protein, which yields MDINDIEFTIFDTETTGLNPHSGDRVVEIAAVRIKGFRKISTFESLINPGRGVSEAAFNVNHIAESMLQTAPFPEKVFPEFLSFIKNSCICSYNASFDIAFLDKELGLLGQRLDDNVIVIDMLKMARRLLPGLERYALWFVADYFGIKRKQEHRALADVEFSLEVFYRLMNMLKERSIVEMDNFMHLFGIRSEAVSGINNEKIAEIQEAIDLGVEIKIRYISAVNAKVTERNVLPKQIIQDKGQDYLVGYCSLRQDQRTFRIDGILDIEIL from the coding sequence ATGGATATAAATGATATAGAATTTACAATTTTTGATACCGAAACAACCGGGCTTAACCCGCATTCCGGAGACAGGGTAGTTGAAATCGCCGCTGTCCGCATAAAGGGATTCCGGAAAATTTCAACATTTGAAAGCCTTATTAATCCAGGCAGAGGCGTATCTGAGGCGGCCTTTAATGTCAATCATATTGCTGAAAGCATGCTTCAAACAGCGCCGTTTCCGGAAAAAGTTTTTCCGGAATTCCTATCGTTCATAAAAAACAGTTGCATCTGTTCATATAATGCAAGTTTTGATATTGCATTTTTGGATAAAGAGCTTGGATTGCTCGGCCAAAGATTAGACGATAACGTTATTGTTATAGATATGCTGAAGATGGCCAGGCGCCTTTTGCCTGGTTTAGAGCGTTATGCCTTATGGTTTGTGGCAGACTATTTCGGCATAAAGCGCAAACAGGAACACAGGGCCTTAGCTGATGTGGAATTCAGCCTAGAGGTATTTTATAGGCTGATGAATATGTTAAAAGAAAGATCTATCGTAGAGATGGATAATTTTATGCATCTTTTTGGAATAAGGTCTGAGGCGGTTTCCGGGATAAACAACGAAAAAATCGCCGAAATACAGGAAGCAATTGATCTTGGTGTTGAAATAAAAATCAGATATATATCTGCGGTCAACGCTAAGGTTACAGAACGCAACGTCTTGCCGAAGCAGATTATACAGGATAAAGGGCAGGATTACCTGGTGGGGTATTGCAGCTTAAGGCAGGACCAGAGGACTTTTAGAATCGATGGCATACTGGATATCGAAATCTTATAA